A part of Vigna radiata var. radiata cultivar VC1973A chromosome 11, Vradiata_ver6, whole genome shotgun sequence genomic DNA contains:
- the LOC106777022 gene encoding uncharacterized protein LOC106777022, with protein MQVPLIDRINDLQVGLNSLQTPSFSSQITTSLASVSIAYNFCKWGAVILALVATFGSIINRITIFIIRFRTKAPSLPSIEEYDDVYSSTDDDDDYENDDDLTYSSSEYEDEPSASSSFIRLEDYFRVRGTDDNDDNQNDEFQTQNGTHKRRGSIGDIFSLSELANSKSVVKLWDSIGFGLGLDFDDYEDGVVSTYDPASSTASPSVMVSAGEGACGNLAVEIWDTRLRRRKPTVVAEWGPTVGKTLRVESGGVQKVYVRDDGRNGVTVGDMRNVSTPLGNVTESDADTWWDADAIVVSDEQQSMCNNQLE; from the coding sequence ATGCAAGTTCCTTTGATAGACAGGATCAACGATCTTCAAGTGGGTTTAAATTCTCTGCAAACcccatctttttcttctcagaTCACAACCTCCCTTGCTTCCGTTTCCATAGCATACAATTTCTGCAAATGGGGCGCCGTGATTCTTGCCCTAGTCGCTACCTTCGGCAGCATAATTAACAGAATCACCATTTTCATCATTCGCTTCCGCACCAAAGCCCCTTCTCTTCCCTCAATCGAAGAATACGACGACGTTTACTCTTCCACCGATGACGACGACGACTACGAAAACGACGACGACTTAACCTACTCTTCGTCAGAGTACGAAGACGAACCCTCCGCTTCTTCCAGCTTCATTCGTTTGGAAGACTATTTCCGAGTCAGAGGTACCGACGATAACGACGATAACCAAAACGACGAGTTCCAGACCCAAAACGGCACGCATAAACGACGTGGTAGCATCGGAGATATATTTTCCCTCTCAGAACTCGCCAACAGCAAGAGCGTCGTGAAGCTCTGGGACAGCATAGGCTTCGGGCTGGGGTTAGATTTCGATGATTACGAGGATGGCGTCGTTTCGACTTATGACCCCGCCAGCTCCACGGCGTCGCCCTCGGTGATGGTCTCGGCCGGAGAGGGCGCGTGCGGGAATCTGGCGGTGGAGATTTGGGACACGCGCCTGCGGCGTCGGAAGCCGACGGTGGTGGCGGAGTGGGGGCCCACCGTGGGCAAGACTCTGCGCGTGGAATCTGGCGGCGTGCAGAAGGTTTATGTGAGAGATGACGGACGTAACGGCGTGACGGTGGGGGACATGAGAAATGTCAGCACGCCGTTAGGCAACGTGACGGAGTCTGACGCGGATACTTGGTGGGATGCGGACGCAATTGTTGTTTCGGACGAACAGCAATCAATGTGCAACAACCAACTTGAATAA